In one Brassica oleracea var. oleracea cultivar TO1000 chromosome C9, BOL, whole genome shotgun sequence genomic region, the following are encoded:
- the LOC106314088 gene encoding glutathione S-transferase T3-like has protein sequence MEKDTSYMNLLFSQSQTPVDLDSPETFWFSSQGPSELVVEPVVESAVESGVRRKWSPKEDKILIGAWLNTSKDLVVSNEQKAGAFWKRIVDYYNASPQLVGTVPREVTSCKQRWGRINTDVSKFAGCYDAALREQRSGQNDDDVMKAALDIFFSNNEYKFSMDHCWRELRHDQKWCSSYGPKDGGKEKRKKVLEVDRKEEQVGEPEGRPPGVKATKAGSKKKKSGREEELGKLQRVLEVKEKLFRAKILDCLLAKKEPLTEMETSLKMKLKSEML, from the coding sequence ATGGAAAAGGACACTAGTTATATGAACCTACTGTTTAGTCAATCTCAGACTCCAGTGGACCTTGATTCACCTGAAACTTTTTGGTTCAGTAGCCAAGGTCCTAGTGAGTTAGTTGTCGAGCCTGTTGTCGAGTCTGCTGTCGAGTCTGGTGTCAGGAGGAAGTGGTCTCCGAAGGAGGATAAGATCCTTATTGGTGCTTGGCTTAACACCAGTAAGGATCTCGTCGTCAGCAATGAGCAGAAAGCTGGTGCTTTCTGGAAGCGGATTGTAGATTACTACAACGCAAGCCCGCAGCTGGTTGGGACAGTACCGAGAGAGGTTACCTCTTGCAAGCAGAGGTGGGGTAGGATCAACACTGACGTATCCAAGTTCGCTGGATGCTATGACGCGGCTCTGAGGGAGCAGAGAAGTGGCCAAAATGATGATGATGTGATGAAAGCTGCCTTAGACATCTTCTTCAGTAATAACGAGTACAAGTTCTCCATGGATCACTGCTGGAGGGAGCTTAGGCATGACCAGAAATGGTGCTCTTCCTATGGGCCTAAGGACGGTGGAAAGGAAAAGCGCAAAAAAGTGTTGGAGGTTGATAGAAAAGAAGAGCAAGTCGGAGAACCAGAGGGTAGACCTCCCGGGGTAAAGGCTACCAAAGCTGGTAGTAAGAAGAAGAAAAGTGGTAGAGAGGAGGAGTTGGGAAAGCTTCAGAGGGTTTTAGAAGTTAAAGAAAAACTCTTTAGAGCTAAGATTCTTGATTGTTTACTCGCGAAAAAAGAGCCTTTAACTGAGATGGAAACAAGTCTTAAAATGAAACTAAAGTCTGAAATGCTTTGA